From the genome of Psychrilyobacter atlanticus DSM 19335, one region includes:
- a CDS encoding sensor histidine kinase: MKKFNFFNKISTKIAMSFSLTFVLTLLVLNLIIYVSISTHINTLEQSLVIARKEVILEEVSNIISDSTVLGEEEISNIIDKVSSHRDQIYVNFKFPKKTYQTFEKISLPYTIDLDQVGEYHFIKLKKNRFFYLNTMIKAPSGEPIYIQLISDLKASDSLIDALTSTMLLIDLVGFIFSIVTGVIFAKKTLKPINSISDTAELINLHNLNKRIEASNHDDEIGRLIKVINDMMERLERSFENQTKFISDASHELRTPLSIINGYVDLLNQWGIDNKDLTEEALSSIKGEVFNMTDLMEKLLFIAREENTRYKLNLTDVDISSLLKRIHKEFKMIDKKHSYSIQNFPEFHGFIDEKLVLQAVRAIMENSIKYTPKNKKITISCEIGKSYFKIKISDEGIGIPEKHIPKLFNRFYRVDEARTKNTGGNGLGLSIVKSIVDMHNGHIFIDSEVNRGTTVTLKLPI; encoded by the coding sequence ATGAAAAAATTTAATTTTTTTAATAAGATCTCCACTAAGATAGCTATGTCTTTTTCCCTTACATTTGTTTTGACTCTATTGGTATTAAACCTTATTATCTACGTCTCTATTTCAACACACATCAATACCTTAGAGCAATCTCTTGTTATTGCTAGAAAAGAAGTTATCTTAGAAGAAGTCAGTAATATAATCTCTGACTCTACCGTCTTGGGAGAGGAAGAAATTTCAAACATTATAGATAAAGTGAGTTCCCATAGAGACCAAATATATGTTAATTTTAAATTCCCAAAAAAAACTTATCAAACCTTTGAGAAAATAAGCCTTCCCTACACTATCGATCTCGATCAGGTAGGAGAGTATCACTTTATTAAATTGAAAAAAAATAGATTTTTCTATTTGAATACTATGATAAAAGCCCCTTCTGGGGAACCGATATACATACAGCTAATCAGTGATCTAAAAGCTTCTGATTCACTCATCGATGCTCTAACATCTACAATGCTTCTCATCGATTTGGTTGGTTTTATTTTTTCCATTGTTACCGGAGTTATTTTTGCAAAGAAAACTTTAAAACCAATAAATTCAATATCAGATACTGCTGAATTAATAAACCTTCATAATTTGAATAAGAGAATTGAAGCTTCTAACCATGATGATGAAATTGGAAGACTGATAAAAGTTATAAATGATATGATGGAAAGATTAGAACGCTCTTTTGAAAATCAAACAAAATTTATTTCCGATGCTTCCCACGAACTGAGAACTCCTCTTTCCATTATAAATGGATATGTGGATCTGCTCAATCAATGGGGAATTGACAATAAGGATCTAACTGAGGAGGCTCTTTCTTCTATTAAGGGAGAAGTTTTCAATATGACCGACCTCATGGAAAAACTTTTATTCATTGCCCGGGAAGAAAATACCAGGTATAAACTAAATTTAACAGATGTAGATATTTCTAGCTTACTTAAAAGAATTCATAAAGAATTTAAAATGATAGATAAAAAACATTCTTACTCAATACAGAATTTCCCTGAATTTCATGGGTTTATAGACGAAAAATTAGTTTTACAGGCAGTTCGAGCTATCATGGAAAATTCTATAAAATATACACCAAAAAATAAAAAAATAACTATTTCCTGTGAAATAGGGAAAAGTTATTTTAAAATTAAAATTTCAGATGAAGGGATTGGAATCCCTGAGAAACATATTCCAAAGTTATTTAACAGATTTTACAGAGTGGATGAAGCAAGAACAAAAAATACCGGTGGAAATGGCTTGGGACTTTCTATCGTGAAAAGTATCGTAGATATGCATAATGGTCATATTTTTATAGATAGTGAAGTCAATAGGGGGACTACCGTAACTCTTAAACTTCCTATATAA
- a CDS encoding response regulator transcription factor, whose protein sequence is MYNILIVEDETKIARLMELHLTYEGYKVDVAYDGFEALNKIREKTYDVVILDWMLPKVEGPKVCQEIKKFYPETIVIMVTAKDDITDKITGFEFGADDYLTKPFESLELSARIKAHLRKIHRQDTTNQMTVKDLTLDLSRFVAIRGERDIKLSKTEFELLKFLIENKGIVLTRNKILVNVWGYDGSDSILDVYIKYLRDKIDKEFPVKLIKTIRGIGFTIEK, encoded by the coding sequence ATGTATAATATTTTAATCGTAGAAGACGAGACTAAGATAGCTCGTTTAATGGAATTACACTTAACATATGAAGGGTATAAGGTAGACGTAGCCTATGATGGATTTGAAGCTTTAAACAAGATCAGAGAAAAAACATATGATGTAGTTATTCTAGACTGGATGCTTCCTAAGGTCGAAGGACCTAAGGTATGCCAAGAGATCAAAAAATTCTACCCTGAGACTATCGTTATCATGGTTACAGCTAAAGACGATATTACCGATAAAATTACCGGTTTTGAATTCGGAGCTGATGATTACCTGACTAAACCATTTGAATCTTTAGAACTATCCGCTAGAATCAAAGCACATCTTAGAAAGATTCACCGTCAGGATACTACTAACCAAATGACTGTTAAAGACCTTACTTTAGATCTTTCCAGATTCGTAGCTATCAGAGGGGAAAGGGATATTAAATTATCTAAAACAGAATTTGAGCTCCTAAAATTTTTAATTGAAAATAAAGGTATAGTTTTAACTAGAAATAAGATCTTAGTAAATGTATGGGGTTACGATGGAAGTGATAGTATCTTAGATGTATACATCAAATATTTAAGAGATAAGATAGACAAGGAGTTCCCTGTAAAGTTGATAAAAACTATCAGAGGAATAGGGTTTACTATAGAAAAATAA
- a CDS encoding glycerate kinase, whose protein sequence is MKVLIAIDSFKGSLSSNELADRIEDGIKKVYKDADIIKVPVADGGEGTIEALVDGTGGRYVEIIAASPILLPIKARYGILGDQKTAVIEMATASGLPLVPSDQRNPMETTTYGTGEMIKDAITKGCREFLVGIGGSATNDGGIGMMKALGVKFYDENNIELGHGGKQLSKVKKIDLSGLLPEVKECKFLIACDVDNPFYGLNGAAHVYGRQKGADDEMVLELDKGLKAFSQTIKKLLDRDIADVPGAGAAGGLGGGFLAFLDGELKPGIDIVLEEVKLKEKLEGVDFVITGEGRMDFQSVMGKAPVGVAKLAKKYDIPVIAIAGGVADDAGEVHNHGIDSVFSIMNYPMTLEEAMNPERAGSLVEKNIEEIFRLIKVINK, encoded by the coding sequence ATGAAAGTTTTAATTGCTATAGATTCCTTTAAGGGAAGTTTGTCATCTAATGAGCTGGCTGACAGAATAGAGGATGGTATAAAAAAAGTATATAAAGATGCAGATATAATAAAAGTTCCTGTAGCCGATGGAGGAGAGGGAACTATCGAAGCTTTAGTTGATGGAACTGGGGGACGTTATGTGGAAATCATAGCTGCAAGTCCTATACTTCTTCCTATAAAAGCTAGATATGGAATATTAGGAGATCAAAAAACTGCCGTGATAGAGATGGCTACAGCATCTGGCCTGCCCTTAGTCCCTTCTGATCAAAGAAATCCTATGGAAACTACAACCTATGGTACTGGTGAGATGATAAAAGATGCCATAACCAAGGGGTGTCGTGAATTTCTTGTAGGGATAGGTGGAAGTGCTACCAACGATGGCGGGATAGGGATGATGAAAGCCCTTGGAGTTAAATTTTATGATGAAAATAATATAGAATTAGGCCATGGAGGTAAACAGCTGTCTAAAGTAAAAAAAATAGACCTGTCTGGATTGCTGCCTGAGGTTAAAGAGTGTAAATTTTTAATCGCCTGTGATGTGGATAATCCATTTTACGGATTAAATGGAGCTGCTCATGTATATGGAAGGCAAAAAGGTGCCGACGATGAGATGGTTTTAGAACTTGATAAAGGATTAAAAGCCTTTTCTCAAACTATAAAAAAACTCTTAGATAGAGATATTGCTGACGTGCCTGGAGCTGGAGCTGCTGGTGGTCTGGGAGGAGGATTCCTTGCCTTTTTAGATGGTGAATTAAAACCCGGTATCGATATAGTTTTAGAGGAAGTAAAACTGAAGGAAAAATTAGAAGGTGTTGATTTTGTCATAACAGGAGAGGGCCGAATGGATTTTCAATCTGTTATGGGAAAAGCTCCTGTAGGAGTAGCAAAGTTAGCTAAAAAATATGACATCCCAGTTATAGCAATAGCTGGAGGCGTAGCAGATGATGCAGGAGAGGTACATAATCATGGCATTGATTCAGTTTTTTCTATTATGAACTACCCTATGACACTGGAGGAAGCTATGAATCCAGAAAGAGCAGGTAGTTTAGTAGAAAAAAATATAGAGGAAATTTTTAGACTTATAAAAGTAATAAACAAATAA
- the frr gene encoding ribosome recycling factor, giving the protein MSKILITETKERMEKAIDSTKHRFSTIRAGRANVAMLADVKVTQYGSEMPLNQVGNVSAPEARLLVIDPWDKTVIPAIEKAINLANLGLTPNNDGKVVRLSIPELTAERRKEYAKMAKTEAEAGKIAVRGIRKDINNKLRAAEKDGDITQDELKAFETDVQKLTDDYIKTVDELFKKKEKEITTV; this is encoded by the coding sequence ATGTCAAAAATATTAATAACAGAAACTAAAGAAAGAATGGAAAAAGCTATCGATTCAACAAAACATAGATTTTCTACAATAAGAGCAGGTAGAGCCAATGTAGCTATGTTAGCTGACGTAAAAGTAACTCAATACGGAAGTGAAATGCCTTTAAACCAAGTAGGAAACGTATCTGCTCCAGAAGCAAGATTATTAGTTATAGATCCTTGGGATAAAACTGTAATTCCTGCAATTGAAAAAGCAATCAACTTAGCTAACTTAGGACTAACTCCTAATAATGATGGTAAAGTAGTAAGATTATCTATACCTGAATTAACAGCTGAAAGAAGAAAAGAATATGCTAAGATGGCTAAAACTGAAGCAGAAGCTGGAAAAATAGCTGTTAGAGGGATAAGAAAAGATATCAACAATAAGTTAAGAGCTGCTGAAAAAGATGGAGATATCACTCAAGATGAGTTAAAAGCTTTTGAAACTGATGTTCAAAAACTTACAGATGACTATATCAAAACAGTAGATGAATTATTTAAAAAGAAAGAAAAAGAGATCACAACTGTATAA
- a CDS encoding GntP family permease — protein MQVSAFGAVLGLVIAIVLIIKKNQPAYSLIIGALIGGLAGGATLPETVSLMVDGAKGITPAVLRILTAGVLAGVLIESGAAGKIAETIIKKLGEKRALLALALATLILTSVGVFVDVAVITVSPIALAIAKRLNLSKMAILLAMIGGGKSGNIISPNPNTIAAAENFHVELSSLMGANIIPALFGLVATVLIAKTLINKGGMVTESDEHEIEKELPGFLPAILGPIITIGLLALRPIAGISVDPLIALPVGGIIGCAAMGKLPHLKTYMSYGLSKMTGVAIILMGTGTIAGIISNSTLKDVVLNALNSMGLPEFLLAPIAGSLMSAATASTTAGTAVASATFATTIMAAGINGLYGAAMLHAGATVLDHLPHGSFFHATAGCTSTGFNDRLKLIPYESAVGFVLAATSTIIYGIIL, from the coding sequence ATGCAAGTATCAGCATTTGGAGCAGTCTTAGGATTAGTTATCGCAATCGTTTTAATTATCAAAAAAAATCAACCGGCATACTCACTTATTATCGGAGCATTGATTGGTGGTCTAGCAGGTGGAGCTACCCTGCCGGAAACAGTATCACTTATGGTCGATGGAGCCAAAGGAATTACACCAGCAGTACTCAGGATCTTAACGGCTGGAGTTTTAGCCGGTGTATTAATCGAATCAGGAGCTGCCGGAAAAATTGCAGAAACTATTATCAAAAAATTAGGTGAAAAGAGAGCTCTTCTAGCCCTTGCTTTGGCAACACTTATCCTTACTTCTGTAGGAGTATTTGTAGATGTGGCAGTTATCACTGTTTCCCCTATAGCACTTGCCATTGCAAAGAGATTAAATTTATCTAAGATGGCTATCTTGCTGGCTATGATCGGTGGAGGAAAATCAGGAAATATTATCTCTCCTAATCCAAATACCATCGCAGCAGCAGAAAACTTCCATGTAGAGTTATCATCACTTATGGGAGCCAATATTATTCCGGCTCTTTTCGGACTTGTCGCTACAGTATTAATAGCTAAAACTTTGATCAACAAGGGTGGAATGGTTACTGAATCCGATGAACACGAGATTGAAAAAGAGCTGCCTGGATTTTTGCCTGCTATCTTAGGACCAATAATCACAATTGGATTACTAGCTCTAAGACCTATTGCCGGAATCTCTGTAGATCCACTTATAGCTCTTCCTGTAGGAGGAATAATTGGTTGTGCTGCTATGGGTAAATTACCACATTTAAAAACTTATATGTCGTATGGCTTATCTAAGATGACTGGAGTTGCTATCATATTAATGGGAACAGGTACAATTGCAGGTATTATCTCTAACTCTACACTAAAAGATGTAGTTTTAAATGCCCTAAATAGTATGGGGTTACCTGAATTTTTATTAGCTCCTATAGCAGGAAGTTTAATGTCGGCCGCTACAGCTTCAACTACCGCTGGTACAGCCGTTGCTTCTGCTACATTTGCTACTACTATAATGGCAGCTGGAATCAATGGTCTTTATGGAGCAGCTATGCTTCATGCCGGTGCAACAGTATTAGATCATCTTCCTCATGGATCTTTCTTCCATGCCACAGCAGGTTGTACTTCTACTGGATTTAACGACAGACTAAAATTAATTCCATATGAATCAGCAGTTGGATTTGTATTAGCTGCAACTTCCACAATTATCTATGGAATTATCTTATAA